A window of Melospiza melodia melodia isolate bMelMel2 chromosome Z, bMelMel2.pri, whole genome shotgun sequence contains these coding sequences:
- the LOC134432258 gene encoding serine/threonine-protein kinase PAK 1-like, with protein MNTRRILVLKELSADGLHPERSLGFPLGGTQRANAHSAAKMIGQVCAAVCTVFSVVYSGYYLTQLTQDEEEQRKMKPSAAVPSQPELAEPPEMREEQGLKTLRSIVSPGRPTGKYTAFEELGRGGFGAVYKALDTSSGQQVAIKIMSLEEEMSEELAANEILAMRDNRSPNIVTYLDSYLVDAELWLAMEFMDGGTLFDVLRAVYLEEGQIGAVCRECLQGLHFLHSRQVIHRDIKSCNVLVGTDGSVKLGDFGLCAQLSPEHSKRSSSVGTPSWMAPEVVRGEAYGPKVDIWSLGIMGLEMVEGEAPYQREARLRVFELLERNGPPKLQNPRHHSALLRDFLRCCLQADEDRRWSAQELLQHPFVTSGHPASSLAALIISAKRVQEDWRGDTCA; from the exons gaggaTCCTTGTGCTCAAGGAGCTCTCAGCAGACGGCCTGCACCCCGAGAGGAGTCTTGGCTTTCCCTTGGGTGGCACTCAGCGTGCAAACGCGCACAGCGCTGCCAAAATGATCGGGCAAGTCTGTGCCGCCGTTTGCACCGTCTTTTCTGTTGTCTATTCTGGCTACTACCTGACCCAGCTGACTC aggatgaagaggagcaaAGGAAGATGAAGCCTTCAGCCGCTGTCCCTTCACAGCCGGAACTTGCAGAGCCA cccgagatgagggaggagcagggcctgaagaCACTGA ggAGCATCGTGAGTCCGGGCCGGCCTACAGGCAAATACACGGCATTTGAGGAACTCGGGCGAGG aGGGTTTGGAGCTGTTTATAAAGCCCTTGACACCAGCAGCGGACAACAG GTGGCAATCAAGATCATGTCACTCGAGGAGGAGATGTCCgaggagctggctgccaatgaAATCCTGGCCATGAGGGACAACAGGAGTCCCAATATCGTTACCTACTTAGACAG ctacctggtggatgcggagctctggctggccatggagttcATGGACGGCGGCACCTTGTTTGATGTGCTGAGGGCAGTGTACCTGGAGGAAGGACAGATAGGCGCTGTCTGTCGGGAG tgcctgcaaggactgcatttCCTTCATTCCCGCCAAGTCATCCACAGAGACATCAAAAGTTGCAACGTCCTGGTGGGCACGGACGGATCCGTCAAGTTGG GTgactttggcctctgtgctcagctcagccctgagcacagcaagcgcagctccagcgtcggcactcccagctggatggcaccggaggtggtgagaggagaagcctacggccccaaagtggacatctggtccctggggatcATGGGGCTGGAAATGGTGGAAGGGGAAGCTCCTTACCAGCGGGAAGCCCGTCTCCGG GTTTTTGAACTGCTAGAAAGGAACGGGCCCCCAAAACTGCAGAACCCCAGGCACCACTCGGCTCTCCTGCGCGACTTCctccgctgctgcctgcaggcagatgaggacaggcgctggtctgcccaggagctcctacag caTCCCTTCGTGACCTCAGGCCatcctgcctccagcctggctgctctgatcATCTCAGCCAAGCGAGTGCAGGAAGACTGGAGAGGAGACACCTGCGCCTGA